A single genomic interval of Psychroserpens sp. NJDZ02 harbors:
- a CDS encoding glycosyltransferase yields MESNNIISIIIPCYNDAKFIEQAIDSVNNQTYLYKEIIVVDDGSNKETKAVLKSLRSKIDILITQENAGQSNARNNGISQAKGDLILTLDSDDYFENTFCEKAINLIKTEKDAKIVTCFANIIFEMAGNNYVYKPQGGNVKKFLSSNNSFGSAMFKKSDWLKCGGYDESMTSGFEDWEFYINLLRKSGSAEVIPEVLFNYRRREGSTTSRANKVKYQLIRYIYNKHKDIVNINCEFIIDNLLLKLEKEDREKIKITKRLEYTIGAFILKPLRWIKSKFG; encoded by the coding sequence ATGGAAAGTAATAACATAATTTCAATAATTATACCTTGTTATAATGATGCCAAATTTATTGAACAAGCAATCGACTCTGTAAATAATCAAACCTATTTATATAAAGAAATCATAGTAGTAGATGATGGTTCAAATAAAGAAACTAAAGCGGTCTTAAAAAGCTTAAGGTCAAAAATAGACATACTAATTACTCAAGAAAATGCAGGACAAAGTAATGCTCGTAACAATGGCATTAGTCAAGCTAAAGGGGATCTTATTTTAACTTTAGATAGTGATGATTATTTCGAAAATACATTTTGTGAAAAGGCTATTAATTTAATCAAGACCGAGAAAGATGCAAAAATTGTAACCTGTTTTGCTAATATAATTTTTGAAATGGCAGGAAATAATTATGTTTATAAGCCACAAGGAGGAAATGTGAAAAAGTTTTTATCATCAAATAATTCTTTTGGATCAGCTATGTTTAAAAAGTCCGATTGGTTAAAATGTGGTGGGTATGATGAATCTATGACTAGTGGATTTGAAGATTGGGAATTTTATATTAACCTGTTAAGAAAATCAGGTTCGGCAGAAGTTATACCTGAAGTTTTATTTAATTACAGAAGAAGAGAAGGTTCAACTACATCGAGAGCAAATAAAGTTAAATATCAGCTTATCCGATATATTTACAATAAGCATAAAGATATTGTTAATATTAATTGTGAATTTATAATTGATAATTTGTTATTGAAATTAGAAAAGGAAGATCGCGAAAAAATAAAAATTACAAAGCGTCTAGAGTATACAATTGGAGCTTTTATATTAAAGCCATTAAGATGGATAAAGTCAAAATTTGGTTAA
- a CDS encoding ABC transporter ATP-binding protein yields MVGKVDIILKAENISKQYRLGLVGTGTLSHDLNRWWSRVRGKEDPYLKVGESNDRSTKGSSEYVWALKDINFEVKRGEVLGIIGKNGAGKSTLLKILSKVTGPTTGEIKTRGRIASLLEVGTGFHSEMTGRENIYLNGAILGMTKKEITSKIDEIIEFSGCQRYIDTPVKRYSSGMTVRLAFAVAAFLEPEILVIDEVLAVGDAEFQRKAIGKMKDISTSDGRTVIFVSHDMTAIRNLCSNTIMLKNGTVSMIGETDEVIQEYLKESMRTTDDNVLKSKFIQKVELLNNPIEIGKEFKIKITFKGNYKEKINYCFIGVENEDQRRVFSIGTHLDNSFNKPFNPNDSLTCVIDSLNITKGSYKALIAIGTNLPRQNMEVIYDALFFDVIDNNYFNNGLSLNKKQGDVVFNSKWTLNEA; encoded by the coding sequence ATGGTAGGTAAAGTGGATATTATCTTAAAAGCAGAAAATATTTCTAAACAATACCGCTTAGGACTTGTTGGAACCGGTACTCTAAGTCACGATTTAAACCGTTGGTGGAGCCGGGTTAGAGGGAAAGAAGATCCATATTTAAAAGTAGGAGAATCCAACGATCGCAGTACAAAAGGTTCTAGTGAGTATGTTTGGGCACTTAAGGATATTAATTTTGAAGTTAAAAGAGGAGAGGTTTTAGGTATTATTGGAAAAAATGGAGCGGGTAAATCTACCCTTTTAAAAATACTATCTAAAGTAACAGGACCTACCACTGGAGAAATTAAAACAAGAGGACGAATCGCCTCTTTATTAGAGGTTGGTACAGGGTTTCATAGTGAAATGACTGGACGAGAAAATATCTATCTTAATGGTGCTATTTTAGGAATGACCAAAAAGGAGATTACGTCTAAAATCGACGAAATTATCGAGTTTTCCGGTTGTCAACGTTATATAGATACCCCTGTAAAACGCTATAGTTCTGGTATGACCGTACGGTTAGCCTTTGCAGTAGCAGCATTTTTGGAGCCTGAAATATTGGTTATTGATGAGGTTTTAGCTGTTGGAGATGCCGAGTTTCAAAGGAAAGCAATTGGTAAAATGAAGGATATTAGCACCTCAGATGGTAGAACAGTCATTTTTGTAAGTCATGATATGACTGCTATTCGTAATCTTTGTTCTAATACTATAATGTTAAAAAACGGAACTGTTTCTATGATAGGAGAAACGGATGAAGTGATACAAGAATACTTAAAAGAGTCGATGAGAACCACAGATGATAATGTGCTTAAATCCAAATTTATACAAAAAGTAGAACTACTTAATAATCCCATTGAAATAGGAAAAGAATTTAAAATCAAAATTACATTTAAAGGAAACTATAAAGAAAAAATCAACTATTGCTTTATAGGTGTAGAGAATGAAGATCAAAGACGAGTTTTTTCAATTGGAACACATTTGGATAATAGTTTTAATAAACCTTTTAATCCTAATGATAGTTTAACCTGTGTAATTGATTCATTAAATATTACTAAAGGAAGTTACAAGGCATTAATCGCTATTGGAACAAACCTACCTAGACAAAATATGGAGGTAATATATGATGCTCTATTTTTTGATGTTATAGATAATAATTATTTTAATAATGGTTTATCATTAAATAAAAAGCAAGGTGATGTTGTTTTTAATTCTAAATGGACTTTAAATGAAGCATAA
- the wecB gene encoding non-hydrolyzing UDP-N-acetylglucosamine 2-epimerase — MNDNKNVLICIGTRPEAIKMAPVYFKFLKSGYNTKLCVTAQHRDLLDQVLEFFKMKPDFDLNLMTPNQTLNKLSSRILEEIDKIFIEHKIDLVLVHGDTTTSSVIALAAFNRKIKVAHVEAGLRTYNKWSPFPEEMNRQLTGRLADFHFAPGRSASQNLLKEGVASNTILVTGNTVIDALKMTGEILDQGFNTPVIESLKEAVNFDKKIILVTGHRRENFGEGFESLCNALVEISKDNGVEIVFPVHLNPNVQEVVYKRLSNLSNVHLVAPLDYPTFIWLMKKAHLIISDSGGVQEEAPTFGVPVLVTRSVTERQEGVDAGCSFLVGTDQDLIVSKAQQILSKTKQINTVINPYGDGDASQKIIDFLKNTSW, encoded by the coding sequence ATGAACGACAATAAAAATGTTTTAATTTGTATAGGAACAAGACCTGAAGCTATAAAAATGGCTCCAGTATATTTTAAGTTTTTAAAATCAGGCTACAATACAAAACTTTGTGTGACAGCACAACATCGAGATTTATTGGATCAAGTATTGGAGTTCTTTAAAATGAAACCAGATTTTGATTTAAACTTAATGACGCCTAATCAGACATTAAATAAGTTAAGTTCAAGAATTCTAGAAGAGATTGATAAAATATTTATAGAACATAAAATAGACCTTGTTTTAGTACATGGCGATACGACAACATCAAGTGTTATTGCATTAGCTGCTTTTAATCGAAAAATTAAGGTAGCACATGTAGAAGCAGGATTAAGAACGTACAATAAATGGTCTCCTTTTCCTGAAGAAATGAATAGGCAATTAACCGGTAGGTTAGCCGATTTTCATTTTGCCCCTGGGAGAAGTGCTAGTCAAAACCTTTTAAAAGAAGGAGTGGCTTCAAATACAATACTAGTTACGGGTAATACTGTTATTGATGCTTTAAAAATGACTGGAGAGATCTTAGATCAAGGATTTAATACACCGGTAATTGAAAGTTTAAAAGAAGCTGTCAATTTTGATAAAAAAATAATTTTAGTAACGGGACATAGAAGAGAAAATTTTGGAGAAGGTTTTGAATCTTTATGCAATGCCTTAGTTGAAATATCTAAGGATAATGGTGTCGAGATTGTTTTTCCAGTACACCTTAATCCTAACGTGCAAGAAGTGGTTTATAAAAGACTGTCTAATCTATCAAATGTGCATTTAGTAGCACCATTAGACTATCCAACATTTATATGGTTAATGAAAAAAGCACACTTAATTATTTCAGACTCAGGAGGTGTTCAAGAAGAGGCGCCAACTTTTGGAGTCCCTGTTTTAGTGACTAGGTCGGTTACAGAAAGACAAGAAGGGGTGGATGCAGGTTGTTCGTTTTTAGTAGGCACCGATCAAGATCTTATTGTAAGTAAAGCACAACAAATTTTATCTAAAACTAAGCAGATAAATACAGTTATTAACCCTTATGGTGATGGTGATGCTTCTCAAAAAATTATAGATTTTTTAAAAAACACATCATGGTAG
- a CDS encoding ABC transporter permease, whose amino-acid sequence MKPLIKNNDWLYTISPKRKLIDLNFKEIWSYRDLLFLFVKRDIITVYKQTILGPLWFFIQPLFTSVIFTLIFNNLAAIPTGEGVPPFLFNLAGITSWNYFSACLTGTSNTFKANQGIFGKVYFPRVITPLSVVFSNLIKFSIQLLVLIVFYLYYVFFTNQEVTAAPQLAIMLLPLLIVFMGLFGLGFGMILSSLTTKYRDLTFLVTFGVQLLMYGSAVMYPLSYFKEKVPEYAWLVEYNPMTTIIELFRYMTLGVGAFSITNFIYAGSISVIVFLLGLIIFNKTEKTFIDTV is encoded by the coding sequence TTGAAACCTTTAATTAAAAATAACGATTGGCTATATACTATATCGCCAAAAAGAAAGTTGATAGATTTAAATTTTAAAGAAATTTGGAGCTATCGTGATTTGTTATTTTTATTTGTCAAGCGTGATATTATAACAGTTTATAAACAAACCATTTTAGGACCTTTGTGGTTTTTTATTCAACCCTTATTTACCTCTGTAATTTTTACTCTAATTTTTAACAATTTAGCAGCTATTCCAACAGGAGAAGGCGTGCCTCCCTTTTTGTTTAATTTGGCAGGAATAACGTCTTGGAACTATTTTAGTGCGTGTTTAACAGGGACTAGTAATACATTTAAAGCCAATCAAGGCATTTTTGGTAAAGTCTACTTTCCTAGAGTGATTACCCCATTGTCTGTAGTGTTTTCAAATTTAATAAAGTTCAGTATTCAGCTATTAGTACTAATCGTATTTTATCTCTATTATGTGTTTTTTACAAATCAAGAGGTAACGGCAGCACCACAATTAGCAATAATGTTACTACCATTACTAATAGTATTTATGGGCTTATTTGGTTTAGGATTTGGCATGATTTTATCATCATTGACTACTAAATATCGTGACTTAACATTCTTGGTTACTTTTGGTGTACAGTTATTAATGTACGGTTCGGCAGTGATGTATCCATTATCTTATTTTAAAGAAAAAGTACCAGAATATGCGTGGCTAGTAGAATATAATCCGATGACTACTATTATAGAATTGTTTAGATATATGACTTTAGGTGTTGGCGCATTTTCAATAACTAATTTTATATATGCTGGAAGTATAAGTGTAATCGTATTTTTATTAGGATTAATAATTTTTAATAAAACGGAAAAAACGTTTATTGATACGGTTTAG
- a CDS encoding glycosyltransferase family 4 protein, with the protein MKHKLVVIPSDPIQAYEEKGTSSWLEEYFNPNSFFDEVYVLSPLEKEARDVYGLKIIPCKNPKEYKRHLKNINPLCVRAYGGYWATTYANYNRVANIPVVSSIHDTNEKLLHESLKFSDEVFTMSNVINKVLDKELNIKHAKVLGNRVDTAKFNKLEESSNPLAEQFKNKKVILHVGRKSAQKNIETVVKSLVFLENDYVLVLIGKGDVQPYITIAKEYKVEDRLLVIEKVENEALVKWYNIAKVLCVPSRWEGFGLVFAEAASCKTKIVTSNIAPMTEYLLNDKVMNILVDKYEDPKIIAQAILELANSNLSNNDTRDLIIKNFDKKIIAEREVGYYKSVSYQKKNIDYKIWYIKYYYNKDFKHKVKRVIKLPKRIWKKLLSYL; encoded by the coding sequence ATGAAGCATAAGTTAGTTGTAATACCATCAGATCCAATACAGGCTTATGAAGAAAAAGGGACCTCTTCTTGGTTAGAGGAGTATTTTAACCCCAATTCTTTTTTTGATGAAGTATATGTGCTATCACCTTTAGAAAAAGAAGCAAGAGACGTTTATGGTTTAAAGATAATCCCTTGTAAAAACCCAAAGGAATATAAAAGGCATTTAAAAAACATTAATCCTTTATGTGTAAGAGCTTATGGAGGATATTGGGCGACAACTTATGCTAACTATAATCGCGTTGCTAATATACCGGTTGTGTCTAGTATACACGATACTAATGAGAAATTGCTTCATGAAAGTTTAAAATTTTCTGATGAGGTTTTTACTATGAGTAATGTTATTAATAAGGTTTTAGATAAAGAATTAAATATTAAGCATGCTAAAGTTTTAGGTAATAGAGTTGATACTGCTAAATTTAATAAACTAGAAGAATCAAGCAACCCGTTAGCAGAACAATTTAAGAATAAGAAAGTAATACTTCATGTTGGAAGAAAATCTGCTCAAAAAAATATAGAAACCGTAGTTAAGTCATTGGTGTTTTTAGAGAATGATTACGTATTGGTATTAATAGGAAAAGGAGATGTACAGCCTTATATAACAATAGCAAAAGAATATAAGGTTGAAGATAGATTACTTGTTATAGAAAAAGTTGAAAATGAAGCGCTTGTAAAATGGTATAATATTGCCAAAGTATTGTGTGTACCAAGTAGATGGGAAGGTTTTGGGTTAGTTTTTGCAGAAGCTGCTAGCTGTAAAACAAAAATTGTAACGTCAAACATAGCACCAATGACCGAGTATTTGTTAAATGATAAGGTTATGAATATTTTGGTAGATAAATATGAAGATCCTAAGATAATTGCTCAGGCAATTCTTGAATTAGCAAATAGTAATCTTTCTAATAATGACACTAGAGATTTAATTATTAAAAATTTTGATAAAAAAATTATAGCAGAACGAGAAGTAGGTTATTATAAAAGTGTAAGTTATCAGAAGAAGAATATAGATTATAAAATCTGGTATATTAAATATTATTATAATAAGGATTTTAAACACAAAGTGAAAAGAGTCATTAAACTGCCAAAAAGAATATGGAAAAAGCTCCTCTCGTATCTATAA
- a CDS encoding class I SAM-dependent methyltransferase translates to MDASEKNTIKNEKHYDKQYNNVNVESILNKITNVDKFITSATQIHTSWVGLYHNNFQAQLKGKKVLELGCGDCTNAAVMAALGAEVHANDISQYSGDIINKLNANFDFEVPLKFIYGDFLKSELALDYYDIVVGKAFVHHLTHEQEIEFTEKIVKVLKPNGMVRYFEPAVNSKVLDELRWHTPVPGRPSKFQKDKFAQWKKNDPHPDRDNSSKSYKKIGNTYFNAVNITPIGTIERFHRLLPSKYSTRFRRMAFKIERYIPENLNLFLTRSQLVEYKNPKK, encoded by the coding sequence ATGGACGCATCAGAAAAGAATACAATTAAAAATGAAAAGCATTATGATAAACAATACAATAATGTTAATGTTGAATCTATTTTAAACAAAATAACTAACGTTGATAAATTTATAACTTCAGCGACACAAATCCATACAAGCTGGGTGGGTTTATATCACAATAATTTCCAAGCACAATTAAAAGGTAAAAAAGTGTTAGAATTGGGATGTGGAGATTGTACAAATGCTGCGGTTATGGCAGCTTTGGGTGCAGAGGTACATGCCAATGATATTTCTCAATATTCAGGTGATATTATTAATAAATTAAATGCTAATTTTGATTTTGAAGTCCCTCTTAAATTTATATATGGAGATTTTCTTAAATCCGAATTAGCACTTGATTATTATGATATTGTAGTAGGAAAGGCTTTTGTACATCACTTAACGCATGAGCAAGAAATAGAGTTCACAGAAAAAATAGTAAAAGTTTTAAAGCCTAATGGTATGGTAAGATATTTTGAGCCTGCTGTTAATAGTAAAGTTTTAGACGAGTTGAGGTGGCATACACCAGTTCCAGGAAGGCCCTCAAAGTTTCAAAAAGATAAATTTGCCCAATGGAAAAAAAATGATCCACATCCAGACAGGGATAATTCTTCAAAGAGCTATAAAAAAATAGGCAATACATATTTTAATGCTGTTAATATTACTCCTATTGGCACTATAGAGAGATTTCACAGGTTACTCCCAAGTAAATATAGTACAAGGTTTAGGCGTATGGCATTTAAAATTGAACGGTATATTCCTGAAAACCTCAATTTATTTTTAACTAGAAGCCAATTAGTGGAATATAAAAACCCAAAGAAATAA
- a CDS encoding glycosyltransferase family 2 protein, producing the protein MEKAPLVSIILPVYNGEKYFGQSIESCLNQTYSNIELIIVNDCSTDTTLKIANQYLAVDNRVRVINNVINKKLPASLNIGHNQAKGTYITWTSDDNYYDLSAIETMVNAILKEKTDIVYANYNMISENENTVVKLLDFYNLLQLNCIGACFLYNHQVYKNSEKYDESLFLVEDYDFWLQSLKKYKFYHLDKVLYHYRVHNGSLTQSIQVDSERNQLFVKNIEVSYKKFFSSFDLDVNYYAKLFTKLHIAPYSIKSSKEVFDLKRGVNVCSEKLNLSKKNKKAWLFTIIQLQLRLLRSINKDVNFYSCLSFLKTNYALMTYKNYKVWIKLCFRLK; encoded by the coding sequence ATGGAAAAAGCTCCTCTCGTATCTATAATCCTTCCGGTTTATAATGGCGAAAAATACTTTGGTCAATCTATAGAGAGTTGTTTAAATCAAACCTATAGCAATATTGAGCTTATTATAGTTAATGACTGTTCAACGGATACTACTTTAAAAATAGCAAACCAGTATTTAGCTGTAGATAATAGAGTAAGAGTAATAAATAACGTCATAAACAAAAAATTACCTGCTAGCTTAAATATTGGACACAATCAGGCTAAGGGTACATATATCACTTGGACAAGTGATGATAACTATTATGATTTATCAGCAATTGAAACAATGGTAAACGCAATACTGAAAGAGAAAACAGATATTGTCTATGCTAATTATAACATGATAAGCGAAAATGAGAATACTGTTGTTAAATTATTGGATTTTTATAATTTGTTGCAATTAAACTGTATCGGAGCTTGTTTTTTGTATAACCATCAAGTTTATAAAAACTCAGAAAAGTATGACGAATCTTTATTTTTAGTTGAAGATTATGATTTTTGGTTACAGTCTCTAAAAAAATATAAATTTTATCATTTAGATAAAGTCTTATATCATTATAGAGTACATAATGGGTCATTAACCCAAAGTATTCAGGTTGATAGTGAGCGTAATCAGCTTTTTGTTAAAAATATAGAAGTTAGTTATAAAAAGTTTTTCTCAAGCTTTGATTTAGATGTAAATTACTATGCTAAACTATTCACAAAACTGCATATAGCGCCTTATTCAATAAAAAGTAGTAAAGAGGTTTTTGATTTAAAAAGGGGTGTTAATGTTTGTAGTGAAAAACTAAATCTTTCAAAAAAGAATAAAAAAGCGTGGTTATTTACAATAATACAATTACAACTGCGATTATTACGATCCATAAATAAAGACGTTAATTTTTATAGTTGTTTAAGTTTTTTAAAAACAAACTATGCATTGATGACTTATAAAAACTATAAAGTTTGGATTAAATTATGTTTTAGATTAAAATAA
- a CDS encoding exopolysaccharide transport family protein, with product MEEQLDIDGIQVFDFKAFVFRTISYWKWFVLALLIGFYVVYQQNIRREFPYTLDASLTVQDDKNPLFTSNTSLVFNYGGISGKVQEVLLNLKSRKHHEKVVDSLDLFLSYYKQGRFYKTDSYGATPFKFVGLDSAYQMIGHPIKIVFLDQTSFELSYDLGDTQNVTTQNFKNKTLKTMAITAPTYSKTYKFKEYIELPFFKGSVIKNDNMAVAKGQEFFIQYTNFNAAVSSFVNNYAVTNQPGSPLLVTRLTNKNKAKIVDYINTSVFILERDQLQRKNQYAINTVAFIDKQLARVKGQVNRKADSLNNFKRSNKIFNLESESDLLSTKIEDYNNQKEALSQSLLSYDLLKNYLMTSQDFTSFPAPALQGIDDPNIIAGISKIVNLSIQKSTLESSVRDNVSVFGDLNNQIASLKNVMLENIASVKTNLGYQLQSVNSKIYSTESQFSTLPENQQKLEAIEREYLLSQSTYNLYLAKRGEADLIKASNISDIILIEPAKDIGQGRNAVNLNIRYVFAAIAALLPILLLSFIITFFDNKVHTPSDLDKLAKIPLLGVVGKNDTENNLAVFNKPKSAVAEAFRAVRSSLQFIYKKHELEGTKTVMVTSSVSGEGKTFCSINIASVFALSGKKTVLVGLDLRKPKIFGDFDIDNTIGAVNYLIGQKPLKDVVQKTKVAHLDVITSGPIPPNPSELLIGKQMDQFIDELKANYDYIVLDTPPVGLVADALELIEYADASLYVVRQDYTKKEMLSLINDKHKKGEVKNISFLYNFYDQKGKYGYGYGYGYGYGYGAYGNGYHENEVKKQSVFNRIKSIFIK from the coding sequence ATGGAAGAGCAATTAGATATTGATGGCATTCAGGTTTTTGATTTTAAAGCCTTTGTTTTTAGGACTATAAGCTATTGGAAATGGTTTGTTCTAGCACTTTTAATAGGTTTTTATGTTGTGTATCAGCAAAATATAAGACGAGAGTTTCCATACACCCTTGATGCTTCGCTGACGGTACAAGACGATAAAAATCCATTATTTACCTCTAATACTAGTTTAGTCTTTAATTATGGCGGAATTTCTGGTAAAGTACAAGAAGTCTTACTTAATTTAAAATCTAGAAAGCACCACGAAAAAGTCGTGGATAGTTTAGATTTATTTTTATCATATTATAAACAAGGTCGATTTTATAAAACAGATAGTTATGGCGCTACGCCTTTTAAATTTGTAGGATTAGATAGCGCGTATCAAATGATAGGGCATCCTATAAAAATTGTATTTTTAGACCAAACCTCTTTTGAGTTGTCTTATGATTTGGGAGATACACAAAATGTAACCACACAAAATTTTAAGAATAAGACACTAAAAACAATGGCGATTACTGCGCCTACTTATTCTAAAACGTATAAATTTAAGGAGTATATCGAGTTGCCTTTCTTTAAAGGAAGTGTGATTAAAAACGATAATATGGCGGTAGCTAAGGGGCAAGAGTTTTTTATACAGTATACTAATTTTAATGCTGCGGTGTCGTCTTTTGTTAATAACTACGCTGTTACCAATCAACCAGGTTCGCCATTATTAGTCACGCGTTTAACCAATAAAAATAAAGCTAAAATTGTCGATTATATAAATACCTCTGTTTTTATACTAGAACGGGATCAATTACAGCGTAAAAATCAATATGCTATTAATACGGTAGCGTTTATCGATAAACAATTAGCAAGAGTTAAGGGACAAGTAAATAGAAAAGCAGACTCGTTAAACAACTTTAAGCGTAGTAATAAAATATTTAATTTGGAGAGTGAAAGTGATTTGCTGTCGACTAAAATTGAAGACTACAATAATCAGAAGGAAGCCTTGAGTCAATCATTGTTATCCTATGATTTATTGAAAAATTATTTAATGACTAGCCAAGATTTTACTAGTTTTCCTGCGCCAGCGTTGCAAGGGATTGATGATCCTAATATAATAGCAGGAATTTCAAAAATTGTTAATTTATCCATACAAAAATCTACTTTAGAATCTTCTGTTAGGGATAATGTATCTGTTTTTGGAGATTTAAATAATCAAATAGCGTCACTTAAAAATGTGATGTTAGAGAATATTGCCTCTGTAAAAACCAATCTTGGTTATCAATTACAATCTGTAAATTCTAAAATTTATAGTACGGAAAGTCAGTTTTCAACCTTGCCAGAAAATCAGCAGAAACTAGAAGCGATTGAACGTGAGTATTTATTAAGTCAAAGTACTTATAATTTATATTTGGCAAAACGTGGGGAAGCAGATTTAATTAAGGCTTCTAATATTTCTGATATAATTTTAATAGAGCCAGCAAAAGATATTGGACAAGGACGTAATGCGGTAAACCTTAATATAAGATACGTATTTGCTGCTATAGCTGCTTTATTACCTATTTTATTACTCTCTTTTATCATTACTTTTTTTGATAATAAAGTGCATACACCAAGTGATTTAGATAAACTAGCCAAAATACCATTATTAGGTGTGGTTGGTAAAAACGATACAGAAAATAATCTAGCTGTTTTTAACAAACCTAAGTCGGCAGTAGCAGAAGCCTTTAGAGCGGTTAGATCTAGTTTGCAATTTATATATAAAAAACACGAATTAGAAGGAACTAAAACGGTTATGGTGACGTCTTCAGTTAGTGGAGAAGGTAAAACATTTTGTTCTATTAATATTGCTTCTGTGTTCGCTTTAAGCGGAAAAAAAACAGTATTGGTAGGACTAGATTTGCGTAAGCCAAAAATATTTGGGGATTTTGATATTGACAACACTATAGGAGCGGTTAATTATTTAATAGGCCAGAAACCGTTAAAAGACGTTGTTCAAAAAACGAAGGTGGCGCATTTAGATGTGATCACCTCGGGACCAATTCCTCCAAACCCTTCGGAGTTATTAATTGGTAAGCAAATGGATCAATTTATAGACGAGCTAAAAGCAAATTACGATTATATTGTATTAGATACGCCTCCTGTTGGTTTAGTAGCAGATGCTTTGGAGTTAATTGAATATGCCGATGCGTCTTTATATGTGGTTAGACAGGATTATACTAAAAAAGAAATGCTGTCTTTAATTAATGACAAGCATAAAAAAGGAGAGGTTAAAAATATAAGCTTCCTATATAATTTTTATGACCAAAAAGGTAAATATGGTTATGGCTACGGGTATGGTTACGGATATGGTTATGGCGCCTATGGGAATGGGTATCATGAAAATGAAGTTAAAAAGCAATCCGTATTTAATCGTATTAAATCAATTTTTATAAAATAA
- a CDS encoding glycosyltransferase family 4 protein, which produces MKFDNKNVLLVLQVGTLGGAERQALGLGKFLVNNKNCNVDILFIASNNRTKEFDDFFKTTGIKNSFYFGFPHVVLRKELSVRNLKRLKWSVQYFLLLKKGLKKNNYDIVVPFLNTPSKISYYLYKLLPTVKYTFWHQLGLDFLKKDIYESIAVNNMPCIIGNADNCFDIFKNEYVVKNKVFNLLPQYLTLKKENRDSDIIKEKYNISKGDVVFGMIAHFKSFKYHDLALKIFDKLAKNIKNIHLVLLGNKDNDEICLEIYNNLNESISKMNLSDKVTLLSNEDVTDVLNILDIGMLLSLIEGTPNVIMEYMLYALPVISSNHPGCVGLLEDSKFLVNNTEEEIYQAMYELAINERLRKAEGNRNAQYIKKYDIETYVKKLEIILTNSFE; this is translated from the coding sequence ATGAAATTTGATAATAAAAATGTGTTGTTAGTACTTCAAGTCGGTACATTAGGAGGTGCTGAAAGGCAAGCATTAGGACTTGGTAAGTTTTTAGTGAATAATAAGAATTGTAATGTTGATATTTTGTTTATAGCATCAAACAATAGAACAAAAGAGTTTGATGATTTTTTTAAAACAACAGGTATAAAAAATAGTTTTTATTTTGGTTTTCCTCATGTAGTTCTTCGAAAAGAGTTGTCAGTTAGGAATTTGAAACGTTTAAAATGGTCTGTACAATATTTTTTACTTTTAAAAAAAGGGCTTAAAAAAAATAACTACGACATTGTAGTTCCATTCTTAAACACGCCATCAAAAATCTCATATTATTTATATAAATTATTACCAACCGTTAAATATACTTTTTGGCATCAGTTAGGCTTAGATTTTTTAAAAAAAGATATTTATGAAAGTATTGCTGTTAATAACATGCCTTGTATTATTGGTAATGCAGATAATTGCTTTGATATTTTTAAAAATGAGTATGTAGTAAAGAATAAAGTGTTTAATTTATTGCCTCAATATTTAACGCTAAAAAAAGAAAATAGAGATTCAGACATAATAAAAGAAAAATATAATATTAGTAAAGGAGATGTTGTATTTGGCATGATTGCTCATTTTAAGTCTTTTAAATACCATGATTTAGCATTAAAAATTTTTGATAAACTAGCTAAAAATATAAAAAATATACACTTAGTCTTACTTGGGAATAAAGACAATGACGAGATTTGTTTAGAGATATATAATAATCTTAATGAAAGTATTAGCAAAATGAATCTTTCTGATAAGGTGACTTTATTAAGTAATGAGGATGTTACAGATGTCTTGAATATTTTAGATATTGGTATGCTTCTATCTCTTATAGAAGGTACACCAAATGTGATTATGGAATATATGTTATACGCGCTTCCTGTTATAAGTTCAAACCATCCAGGTTGTGTTGGTTTGTTAGAAGATTCTAAGTTTTTAGTAAATAATACAGAAGAAGAGATATATCAAGCAATGTATGAATTGGCAATTAATGAAAGACTAAGAAAAGCAGAAGGCAATAGAAATGCTCAGTATATAAAAAAATACGATATTGAAACTTATGTTAAAAAGTTAGAAATCATACTAACTAATAGCTTTGAATAA